One region of Halohasta litchfieldiae genomic DNA includes:
- a CDS encoding AbrB/MazE/SpoVT family DNA-binding domain-containing protein yields MTKVDSKGRIVLPKKVREGLGITPGTEVAIHEEDGKAVVKPEDNPEKIIERMNRLIAETSSEREETMPIGEGADPIAQKHRDAVRRGAEENSDE; encoded by the coding sequence ATGACCAAAGTGGATTCAAAAGGGCGAATCGTCCTCCCGAAGAAGGTGCGAGAAGGTCTCGGTATTACTCCCGGTACAGAAGTAGCGATCCACGAAGAAGACGGGAAAGCAGTCGTAAAACCTGAAGACAATCCCGAAAAAATTATCGAACGCATGAATCGACTCATCGCCGAAACGTCTTCCGAGCGAGAGGAGACGATGCCGATTGGCGAAGGGGCTGACCCCATTGCCCAGAAGCACAGAGACGCGGTTCGAAGAGGGGCAGAGGAAAACAGCGATGAGTGA
- a CDS encoding zinc-dependent alcohol dehydrogenase family protein yields MQAVLLESFQEPLTVQDVDRPDPDPDGAVAEVIGCGVCRSDWHCWQGDWDWFGYRPDPPHVLGHEPTGRIVATGEDVESIEEGQEVAIPFNFACGSCDMCRNGRENICENHIGLGFMNQAPGAFAEEVHIPNADINAIPLPDSIDAEAAAGCGCRFMTSFHAMAHRAPVSAGDDVVIHGCGGIGLSAVHIANALGGNVIGVDLMDEKLDKAEELGAVDTVNAREVDDAAAEVHDITNGGADVSADALGIATTCRNAVNSLRKGGTHVQIGLTTSEEEGMVSLPTDEIVAKEIEFKGSLGLQPSRYSEMLDMIESGKLDPTTLVEKKIDIHSVPDELAAMSDYDTLGIPVCNEFSS; encoded by the coding sequence ATGCAAGCAGTACTCCTTGAGAGCTTCCAAGAACCGTTGACGGTCCAAGACGTCGACCGACCGGACCCCGACCCTGACGGCGCTGTCGCCGAGGTCATCGGCTGTGGTGTCTGTCGCTCGGACTGGCATTGCTGGCAGGGCGATTGGGACTGGTTCGGCTACCGCCCTGACCCACCACATGTCCTCGGTCACGAACCAACCGGTCGTATCGTCGCTACCGGCGAGGACGTTGAGAGTATCGAAGAGGGACAAGAGGTCGCCATCCCGTTCAACTTCGCCTGTGGCAGCTGCGATATGTGTCGCAACGGCCGCGAGAACATCTGTGAGAACCACATCGGCCTCGGGTTTATGAATCAGGCTCCCGGCGCGTTCGCCGAAGAAGTCCACATCCCCAACGCCGACATCAATGCGATCCCGCTGCCCGACAGCATCGATGCCGAGGCCGCCGCCGGCTGTGGCTGTCGGTTCATGACTTCATTCCACGCGATGGCCCACAGAGCCCCGGTTAGCGCAGGTGACGACGTCGTCATCCACGGCTGTGGCGGGATCGGCCTCTCGGCGGTCCACATCGCCAACGCACTCGGTGGGAACGTCATCGGCGTCGACCTGATGGACGAGAAACTGGACAAGGCCGAGGAACTCGGTGCTGTCGACACTGTCAACGCTAGGGAGGTCGACGATGCCGCGGCCGAGGTCCACGATATCACCAACGGTGGCGCGGACGTCTCGGCCGATGCGTTGGGTATTGCAACCACCTGCCGGAACGCGGTGAACAGTCTCCGAAAGGGTGGCACCCACGTCCAGATCGGGCTGACCACCTCCGAAGAGGAGGGGATGGTGTCGCTACCGACCGACGAAATCGTCGCCAAGGAAATCGAGTTTAAGGGCTCGCTCGGCCTCCAGCCCTCCCGCTACAGCGAGATGCTGGATATGATCGAATCCGGTAAACTCGATCCGACGACGCTTGTCGAGAAGAAGATCGACATCCACAGTGTGCCGGACGAATTGGCTGCCATGAGCGACTACGATACGCTCGGGATTCCGGTTTGCAACGAGTTCAGTAGCTAA
- a CDS encoding DUF6166 domain-containing protein, which yields MSTTIMKQAISSAIRKIIKTERETSVDFDSNVDVFVASNEIEPYLNPPITVNDVTGNNVDEIERIEFHHLAKQLITIQKTLVSNLRTIIGGARSGYHTSDVEVIAETPDHYILHDRQEVIAESLQEVCKVTHTTLTAHVITVNKILDSLQIDHPEGTAPCWIIMKPPHWYDGQWAVVQTIQHLIQSGLSPTETLDYWMCSIMDVPVPYWSHIRDKSESSQYRRISTAKEKLEGQPPQETSPEYEYFTRTYESKTVDGKEFITVDNGFLHSQRNVSNPSLRGNMISGYSGAGPKQLATAILADAFDRDTAIKFNQKLNGQVHKIADENDDGGWTLSEDQLLSWILTNTN from the coding sequence ATGAGCACTACAATTATGAAACAGGCTATAAGTAGTGCCATAAGAAAAATAATCAAAACAGAAAGAGAGACATCTGTTGATTTTGATTCAAACGTAGATGTTTTTGTGGCCTCAAACGAAATTGAACCCTATTTAAATCCGCCAATAACGGTTAATGATGTTACAGGCAATAATGTAGATGAAATAGAACGTATCGAATTTCATCACTTAGCAAAACAACTCATAACAATTCAAAAGACACTAGTCTCAAATCTTCGGACAATTATTGGAGGTGCACGGTCTGGGTATCATACATCTGATGTAGAAGTTATCGCAGAGACGCCAGACCACTATATTTTGCATGACCGGCAAGAAGTAATCGCAGAGAGTTTACAAGAGGTATGCAAAGTAACACACACAACGCTCACCGCCCACGTCATTACTGTCAATAAAATTCTCGATTCGCTCCAAATTGATCATCCAGAGGGAACAGCACCATGCTGGATAATTATGAAGCCACCACACTGGTATGATGGGCAATGGGCCGTCGTACAGACAATCCAACATCTAATTCAGTCTGGCTTGTCACCGACAGAAACCCTTGACTATTGGATGTGTTCAATTATGGACGTACCAGTGCCATACTGGAGTCACATTCGAGACAAATCGGAATCATCTCAATACCGTCGCATTAGTACAGCAAAAGAAAAACTTGAGGGTCAACCTCCACAAGAAACCAGCCCCGAGTATGAATATTTCACACGGACATATGAGAGTAAAACAGTCGACGGTAAGGAATTTATTACGGTAGATAATGGATTCCTACATTCACAACGTAATGTTTCAAACCCATCATTGAGAGGCAACATGATCTCTGGTTATTCCGGTGCTGGCCCTAAGCAATTAGCAACTGCAATATTAGCCGACGCCTTTGATCGGGATACAGCTATCAAATTCAACCAAAAACTTAATGGCCAAGTCCACAAGATCGCCGATGAGAACGATGACGGCGGATGGACGCTCTCAGAAGATCAACTCTTGAGTTGGATATTAACAAACACTAATTGA
- the tnpA gene encoding IS200/IS605-like element ISHli11 family transposase, translating to MEYDLDSGSHSMYSLHYHLILTTKYRRGVLTEERTQFIHEIICGFADNYGVELTNLDGEDDHVHILFRAKPTTDLVKFINTVKGATARRIRNEYADELKTDLWGDSFWNDSYCLISTGQVSLDMLKQYVDNQRE from the coding sequence ATAGAATACGACCTCGATTCAGGTTCGCATTCGATGTATTCGCTCCACTACCACCTGATACTCACCACGAAGTATCGGCGCGGAGTGCTAACCGAGGAGCGAACCCAATTCATTCACGAGATCATCTGCGGGTTCGCGGACAATTACGGTGTCGAACTGACCAACCTCGACGGCGAGGACGACCACGTACACATCCTGTTTCGAGCGAAACCCACCACAGACCTCGTGAAGTTCATCAACACAGTCAAGGGCGCGACCGCCCGCCGTATCCGAAATGAGTACGCAGACGAACTGAAAACCGACCTGTGGGGTGACTCGTTCTGGAACGATTCGTACTGCCTCATCTCAACGGGTCAGGTGTCGCTGGATATGCTGAAACAGTACGTCGATAATCAACGCGAGTAG
- a CDS encoding RNA-guided endonuclease InsQ/TnpB family protein gives MYYAYKYRLEPSDAHREELDRHRDICRQLYNHTLYRLNEYQDEHDELPSMTTLRSELPDLKQWWDSLSDVYSKVLQTVVERLFDNLKGLSKLKDKGYGVGQLKWKPPREFRSFTYSQSGFKLDKKGGQTVLSLSKLADIPIRLHRAIPDDAKLKQVTVKKEPTGEWFATFGVQMDREPPEPPENPKKCVGIDVGILTYAHDTDGTAVGSLDLLDERERLKREQRKLSRKQHGSNNYEKQRRQVAECHADLRRKRRDFLHKLSAYYAREYDLVAVEDLNVKGMIESPSNSRNTASAAWRTFLSLLEYKCEREGTHFVAVNPRGTTKECASCGVSTDKPLWVREHSCPACGFEADRDANAAWNILSRGAKHIGVGRSESTSVETAFPTGTTTVPAKRVLEAGSPTLKEPTVSAVGE, from the coding sequence ATGTACTACGCCTACAAGTATCGGCTTGAGCCGTCCGACGCCCACCGCGAGGAGTTAGACCGCCACCGCGATATTTGTCGGCAACTGTACAACCACACGCTCTACCGCCTCAACGAGTACCAAGACGAACACGACGAACTACCCTCCATGACCACGCTTCGGTCGGAGCTCCCCGACCTCAAACAGTGGTGGGACAGCCTCTCGGACGTCTACTCGAAGGTTCTCCAAACTGTTGTAGAACGTCTGTTCGATAACCTCAAAGGTCTCTCCAAGCTCAAGGACAAGGGCTACGGCGTCGGTCAACTCAAGTGGAAGCCGCCACGGGAGTTCCGCAGTTTCACCTACAGTCAGTCTGGCTTCAAGCTCGACAAGAAGGGCGGTCAGACTGTGCTGTCTCTCTCGAAACTCGCGGACATACCGATACGGCTCCACCGCGCCATCCCCGACGATGCGAAACTCAAGCAAGTCACCGTCAAGAAGGAACCGACGGGAGAGTGGTTCGCCACCTTCGGTGTCCAAATGGACCGTGAACCTCCTGAGCCACCAGAGAATCCCAAGAAGTGCGTCGGCATCGATGTGGGGATTCTCACGTACGCCCACGACACCGACGGAACGGCGGTCGGGTCGCTCGACCTTTTGGACGAACGCGAGCGGTTGAAGCGGGAGCAACGGAAACTCTCGCGCAAACAGCACGGATCGAACAACTACGAGAAGCAACGACGTCAGGTTGCGGAGTGTCATGCCGACCTCCGACGAAAACGCCGCGACTTCCTGCACAAACTTTCTGCCTACTACGCTCGGGAGTACGACCTCGTGGCGGTCGAAGACCTGAACGTCAAGGGGATGATCGAATCACCGTCGAACAGCCGCAACACGGCGTCTGCCGCGTGGCGGACGTTCCTCTCGCTACTTGAGTACAAGTGCGAGCGCGAAGGAACGCACTTCGTGGCGGTCAACCCGAGAGGGACTACCAAGGAATGCGCGTCTTGCGGCGTTTCGACGGACAAGCCGTTGTGGGTCCGTGAACACTCCTGTCCCGCCTGCGGGTTTGAGGCGGACAGGGACGCGAATGCGGCGTGGAACATCCTTTCTCGCGGTGCAAAACACATAGGAGTGGGACGCTCCGAATCAACGTCTGTGGAGACTGCGTTCCCTACGGGAACCACTACGGTTCCTGCAAAGCGCGTCTTGGAAGCAGGAAGCCCTACCCTCAAGGAGCCAACGGTGTCAGCCGTAGGCGAGTAG
- a CDS encoding DUF7344 domain-containing protein: protein MTAEDRTPERVDDVFVQLSHPRRRAIMLLVAAGGGHGVDLRTAASTLYALEQGVSPTKAPTREVTNLRTNLKRSHLPQLTASGLLEQDGDRLTAGPAFGVSLEVLLSAGYWLGTAQQQQLRGDREK, encoded by the coding sequence ATGACAGCTGAGGATCGAACACCCGAGCGCGTCGACGACGTGTTCGTCCAACTGAGCCATCCACGCCGCCGTGCAATCATGCTGCTTGTCGCGGCTGGAGGCGGCCACGGTGTCGATTTACGAACTGCGGCAAGTACGCTCTATGCACTCGAACAAGGCGTGAGCCCGACAAAGGCACCGACACGTGAGGTTACCAACCTCCGAACGAATCTCAAACGAAGCCACCTCCCGCAGCTGACGGCTTCGGGACTACTTGAACAGGACGGCGACCGACTCACTGCAGGGCCTGCATTCGGAGTCTCACTGGAGGTACTGCTTTCGGCAGGCTACTGGCTTGGAACTGCACAGCAACAACAACTCCGAGGTGACAGAGAAAAATAG
- a CDS encoding DUF7861 family protein, whose product MNHDRLHARKPSHDIDRWSTGTVESVDQRDGHCIVTVRDTDGEAVELTVTLAIRDLFLSRLAIDDSESPVGERVWYRKHGG is encoded by the coding sequence ATGAACCATGACCGACTCCATGCTCGGAAACCGAGCCACGATATCGACCGCTGGTCGACAGGAACCGTCGAATCGGTCGACCAGCGGGATGGACACTGCATTGTCACGGTCAGAGACACTGACGGCGAAGCGGTCGAACTCACTGTGACGCTCGCGATTCGGGACCTGTTTCTCAGTCGGTTAGCTATCGACGACAGCGAGTCGCCGGTTGGCGAGCGTGTCTGGTACCGAAAACATGGTGGCTGA
- a CDS encoding ATP-binding protein, translating to MYNSTELPNASSLRQNHPPKHVLTTDTSGGIPIGLLYESATQPSEKPLVIPPSQRRRHIAHISRSGAGKTTTCQIAALSAAKNNSGLTFIVDPKGGFATEFLPMCYHSDINLEDITVIEAVEALPRLPLFTLTPYLDNPEIDISRERLIEIVVDAAMGVFEATAFDKKGFNQASQSLDLLRTIISSLFNSGLNSFNIEDLVSELNSVSEGTYSVSVSDSRYQTVINTLVNESAKTRKALANGAIRRLTPLLRSSLTADAFGTASELLEQIDFYSLMNDNVVMIFDMSGISSVRREQLGRAVVSQFFVAGRLRQRSTRDIHPLASLFLDEAHVFSDSQILLDIMAEGREFNVGLYLMSQLLSQFSDRSIESLSGNIGTFVCGPSDALAAQAAVDHKYSQTDAKRILGEVPVGDWLVSMTAPRGHMPFDPFVVGALPLPKGHPDSEIELTDAEQASCAEAIRDVYERSRSRPDVVTASESTTSTEFSDQEIARGLRHTLWTASLPDGIEYDSQTDTVHCPSTDETFAPTFEGVCDAVRTVRRDSSLEDVDLPITEIGLQIDPWDVKTAPISLRQLMFLRLIEKAQRRAIDSRAWDIVTQTMRPLRDEVGCTSADEAELKEMGLISLQDELRGKYYHLTDDGRGLLRDLRNGADPPEPKYGDANESAAHIKGIEIAARALGELAQRPSSPVHRVERYWSPPDERTRLDLVGLGVDDKPVVTVEVERPTNDLNTGVPADYDAMADCAPAAAVWLVANRALGHRVVTALVGSSKHEARIPLDPAEIKSSSTPLDRYSFSAPGCTAIRTYSAVTPELFDQLIVERTEE from the coding sequence ATGTATAATTCCACAGAACTCCCTAACGCTAGTTCGCTGCGGCAGAATCATCCCCCAAAACATGTACTTACCACCGATACTTCCGGTGGGATTCCGATTGGGCTGTTGTATGAATCGGCTACTCAGCCCTCAGAGAAGCCGCTTGTCATTCCTCCCTCACAACGGAGACGACATATTGCCCATATAAGTCGCTCGGGGGCCGGAAAGACAACCACTTGCCAGATAGCCGCTCTGAGCGCAGCCAAAAATAATAGTGGCCTGACATTTATTGTTGATCCAAAGGGCGGGTTTGCAACAGAATTTCTCCCTATGTGCTACCATTCTGACATAAATCTTGAGGACATAACTGTTATCGAAGCAGTAGAAGCACTTCCGAGACTTCCGTTATTTACACTTACACCTTATCTTGATAATCCTGAAATCGATATTAGCAGAGAACGGCTTATCGAAATTGTTGTCGACGCCGCGATGGGTGTATTTGAAGCGACGGCTTTCGACAAAAAAGGTTTTAATCAAGCATCTCAGTCATTAGATTTACTTCGTACAATAATCTCATCATTATTTAATTCTGGTCTAAATAGTTTTAATATTGAAGATCTAGTTTCTGAATTGAATAGTGTATCGGAAGGAACATATTCTGTATCTGTCTCTGATAGTCGGTACCAAACTGTTATAAACACGCTCGTCAATGAGTCAGCGAAAACACGAAAAGCACTCGCAAACGGGGCGATTCGTCGACTCACTCCGTTGCTTCGAAGCAGTCTCACTGCGGATGCGTTTGGAACTGCTTCAGAGTTGTTGGAGCAAATTGACTTCTATTCTTTAATGAATGATAATGTTGTAATGATATTTGATATGAGTGGGATCAGTAGTGTGCGGCGTGAGCAACTTGGCCGTGCCGTGGTTTCACAGTTCTTTGTCGCTGGGCGACTCCGCCAGCGGTCGACTCGTGATATTCACCCACTTGCGTCTTTATTTCTTGATGAGGCACACGTTTTTTCAGATAGCCAAATACTACTTGACATTATGGCAGAAGGGCGTGAATTTAATGTAGGGCTGTACTTAATGAGTCAGCTTCTGTCTCAATTTAGTGATCGCTCAATTGAGAGCCTGTCAGGTAATATCGGCACCTTCGTTTGCGGCCCGTCTGATGCACTTGCAGCCCAAGCCGCCGTCGATCATAAATATAGCCAAACCGATGCCAAGCGGATTCTCGGCGAAGTACCGGTTGGTGACTGGCTAGTGAGTATGACCGCTCCAAGAGGTCATATGCCATTCGATCCGTTCGTTGTCGGGGCACTGCCACTCCCGAAGGGCCATCCAGATAGTGAGATCGAACTCACAGACGCCGAACAAGCGAGTTGTGCTGAAGCCATTCGTGATGTCTACGAGCGTTCTCGTAGCCGACCTGATGTGGTGACCGCCTCCGAGAGTACGACGTCGACCGAATTTAGCGACCAGGAGATCGCCCGCGGACTCAGACACACACTCTGGACCGCATCGTTGCCTGACGGCATCGAGTACGACAGCCAGACCGATACAGTTCACTGTCCGTCGACGGACGAAACATTCGCTCCAACCTTCGAAGGCGTCTGTGATGCAGTTCGTACAGTTCGCAGAGACTCCTCGCTTGAGGACGTCGACTTGCCCATCACAGAGATCGGTTTGCAGATCGACCCTTGGGACGTCAAGACTGCACCCATCTCGCTTCGACAGCTCATGTTTTTGCGGCTGATTGAGAAGGCCCAACGCCGAGCAATTGATTCACGGGCCTGGGATATCGTTACCCAGACAATGCGACCCTTGCGCGATGAGGTGGGTTGTACGAGTGCCGATGAAGCTGAACTCAAAGAGATGGGTCTAATTAGTCTCCAAGACGAATTACGGGGGAAGTACTATCATCTGACCGATGACGGACGAGGGTTGTTGCGAGACCTCCGTAATGGTGCGGATCCACCCGAGCCCAAGTATGGGGATGCCAACGAGTCGGCCGCCCACATCAAGGGCATCGAAATTGCAGCTCGGGCATTAGGCGAACTCGCCCAGCGACCCTCGTCGCCTGTTCATCGCGTCGAGCGGTACTGGAGTCCCCCGGATGAGCGGACACGGCTCGATCTCGTTGGGTTGGGTGTCGACGACAAGCCCGTGGTGACTGTTGAGGTCGAACGACCCACAAACGATCTGAATACCGGGGTGCCCGCCGACTACGATGCGATGGCCGACTGTGCGCCTGCAGCGGCCGTCTGGTTGGTAGCGAACCGTGCACTCGGACATCGTGTTGTGACGGCGCTTGTCGGCTCGTCGAAACACGAGGCACGGATTCCGCTCGATCCTGCCGAAATCAAAAGTTCGTCGACGCCACTTGATCGCTATTCGTTTAGTGCACCGGGGTGTACGGCGATTCGGACCTACTCGGCGGTTACGCCTGAGTTGTTTGATCAATTGATTGTTGAACGCACAGAGGAGTGA
- the aglF gene encoding UTP--glucose-1-phosphate uridylyltransferase AglF encodes MQAVVLAAGKGTRLRPLTDDKPKGMVEVDGKPILSHCFDQLVDLGTDELVVVVGYLKEEIIDHYGDEYEGIPITYAHQREQKGLAHALLTVEEYIDDHFMLILGDNVFEANLADVVRRQQEDRADAAFLVEEVDWEEASRYGVCDTNKYGEITDVVEKPEEPPSNLVMTGFYTFTPAIFHACHLVQPSNRDEYEISEAIDLLIQSGRTIDAIGLEGWRMDIGYPEDRDEAERRLQDGHESEPVASADN; translated from the coding sequence ATGCAAGCAGTTGTACTCGCTGCAGGGAAGGGCACGCGGCTGCGGCCGCTGACCGATGACAAACCAAAGGGGATGGTCGAAGTCGACGGCAAACCAATCCTCTCCCACTGTTTCGACCAACTCGTCGACCTCGGCACGGACGAGCTTGTTGTGGTCGTCGGCTATCTCAAAGAAGAGATCATCGACCACTATGGTGACGAGTACGAGGGAATTCCAATTACTTACGCCCACCAGCGCGAACAAAAGGGATTAGCTCACGCCTTGTTGACCGTCGAGGAGTACATTGACGACCACTTCATGCTGATTCTCGGTGACAATGTCTTTGAGGCGAACTTGGCTGACGTTGTTCGGAGGCAGCAAGAAGACCGTGCAGACGCAGCGTTCCTAGTTGAGGAGGTCGACTGGGAAGAGGCCTCCCGCTACGGTGTCTGCGACACCAACAAGTACGGCGAGATCACCGATGTCGTCGAGAAACCCGAAGAGCCACCATCGAACCTCGTGATGACCGGCTTCTATACGTTTACGCCAGCGATCTTCCATGCGTGCCATCTGGTCCAGCCGTCGAATCGTGACGAGTACGAGATCAGCGAAGCAATTGATCTGTTGATTCAGAGTGGACGAACAATTGATGCGATTGGGCTTGAGGGATGGCGGATGGATATCGGCTATCCAGAAGATCGGGACGAGGCCGAGCGACGGTTACAAGATGGGCATGAATCCGAACCGGTAGCGTCTGCTGACAACTGA
- a CDS encoding RNA-guided endonuclease InsQ/TnpB family protein: protein MHIHRTYRAKIRNYSQVERMLDLHGWSASKLWNVANYHSREVWEDTGEIPDDSDLKRELKGHDNYKGLHSQSSQRVLEELAEAFNSWYGKRKNDSRANPPGYRKRNYYDNDGNRVHEEHPRSTVTWKQKGIRHDTKHNRVRLSKGANHKDHPRDWDYILVKYEARPEVTVENVQQVRAVYNKSKGQWELHLVCKHEIETPDAPGDETAGVDLGICNFAAVAYSTEEADLYPGNRLKQDGYYFPKEIAKCDDSGGSEATRLHHKWSERRTHFFHSLAKHIVEKCIEREVGRINVGELAGVRENENGKSKNWGRHGNLDLHGWAFDRFTSILTYKAKVEGIEVVEVSERDTSKTCCVCGREDDSQRVERGLYVCESCDAAFNADVNGAENIRLDLNQSNSESPPGFGGNRCTGWLAQPGVYLHDLSHGFSPRDQVVDCKP from the coding sequence ATGCACATCCATCGAACATATCGGGCGAAAATCCGTAACTACTCACAAGTGGAGCGGATGCTCGACCTGCATGGATGGAGTGCATCGAAACTGTGGAACGTTGCAAACTATCACTCCCGAGAAGTGTGGGAGGACACGGGCGAGATCCCCGACGATTCGGACTTGAAACGTGAGTTGAAAGGTCATGACAACTACAAGGGACTGCACAGTCAGTCCAGTCAGCGCGTTCTGGAAGAACTTGCTGAAGCCTTCAACTCGTGGTACGGAAAACGCAAGAACGATTCTCGTGCCAATCCGCCCGGCTACCGCAAACGAAACTACTACGACAACGACGGCAACCGCGTCCACGAAGAACACCCTCGAAGCACGGTGACGTGGAAGCAGAAAGGCATCCGTCACGACACCAAACACAACCGTGTCCGCCTCTCGAAAGGCGCGAATCACAAAGACCATCCGCGAGACTGGGACTACATCCTCGTTAAATACGAGGCTCGTCCCGAGGTCACGGTTGAAAATGTTCAACAAGTCAGAGCTGTTTACAATAAGTCGAAGGGGCAATGGGAACTCCACCTCGTGTGTAAGCACGAAATTGAGACTCCAGACGCTCCCGGTGACGAGACAGCAGGCGTTGACCTCGGTATTTGTAACTTCGCAGCGGTCGCATACAGCACCGAGGAAGCCGACTTGTACCCCGGAAACCGATTGAAACAGGACGGGTACTACTTCCCGAAGGAGATCGCTAAGTGCGACGACTCAGGAGGTTCTGAGGCCACTCGATTACATCACAAATGGTCGGAACGTCGAACACACTTTTTCCACTCATTAGCGAAGCACATCGTTGAGAAGTGTATCGAACGTGAAGTGGGTCGTATCAACGTCGGGGAACTCGCGGGTGTTCGAGAGAATGAGAACGGTAAGTCGAAGAACTGGGGTCGTCACGGCAACCTTGACTTGCACGGCTGGGCGTTCGACCGCTTCACATCGATTCTCACGTACAAAGCGAAGGTTGAGGGTATCGAAGTGGTAGAAGTCTCAGAGCGCGACACGAGCAAGACGTGTTGTGTGTGCGGTAGAGAAGACGACAGTCAGCGTGTGGAACGCGGGTTGTACGTGTGTGAGTCGTGTGATGCGGCGTTCAACGCTGATGTGAACGGGGCGGAAAACATCCGTCTCGACTTGAATCAAAGTAACTCCGAGTCTCCACCTGGTTTTGGTGGAAATAGGTGTACCGGCTGGTTGGCACAGCCCGGAGTCTATCTTCATGACTTGTCCCACGGATTCTCACCGAGGGATCAAGTGGTAGACTGCAAACCCTAA
- a CDS encoding ISH6-like element ISHla10 family transposase produces MHATIDVRFELSIDDDKTLPLATLAEAVTDQNLEAVLLESLVESLDAASVEALCGEKHAHGNGDQRFQRAGTDTRTAVTTAGEHEFSLHYVEDTAASPDESSYFRPVEDVLDFDGQNRYQQDIAAKSVDLATSLSYRDAANHGDSFVSMPSPTTINRRAKKYGHKLKQFLPDCVAGTDADAVIPDGTKCHSQDDDRSSHSVQATLGEDTAEESRSLLDLSVNADWDETAAELDDIGAVTDDATVVSDADSGIVTAFTDENRDHQLDLVHVGRTLGYTLWDDGVFSLDRRKEIVSEVIDEVFHLKNSVAKHRPAEEFAAIRSRIARTRERLEKTAWQLEQFGSAKAAGYLRRWLPSIVTFAEHAVEGFEVPWTSNPVERLMGEVSKRCKNQWMRWTAEGLEAILQLRLVKYADPEYYQAFLDELLQRSTKTAINCDLSIESTSGKV; encoded by the coding sequence ATGCACGCCACAATCGACGTGCGGTTCGAACTGAGTATCGACGACGACAAAACGCTACCGCTCGCCACGCTTGCCGAGGCCGTCACTGACCAGAACCTCGAAGCAGTCCTTCTCGAATCGCTGGTCGAGAGCCTCGACGCCGCCAGCGTCGAGGCGCTCTGTGGTGAGAAACACGCACATGGCAACGGTGACCAGCGCTTCCAACGCGCCGGCACCGACACCCGCACAGCTGTCACAACTGCCGGAGAACACGAGTTCTCTCTCCACTACGTCGAAGATACAGCCGCTTCCCCAGACGAATCCAGCTACTTCCGGCCCGTCGAAGACGTTCTCGACTTCGACGGGCAGAACCGCTATCAGCAGGACATCGCCGCCAAAAGCGTCGATCTCGCTACCTCGCTCAGCTATCGAGACGCTGCCAATCACGGCGACAGCTTCGTCTCGATGCCGTCGCCGACCACCATCAACCGCCGTGCCAAGAAATACGGCCACAAGCTCAAACAGTTCCTTCCAGACTGTGTCGCTGGCACAGACGCTGACGCCGTCATTCCTGACGGGACAAAGTGCCACAGCCAAGACGACGACCGCTCGTCCCACTCCGTCCAAGCAACGCTCGGCGAAGACACCGCCGAAGAGTCACGCTCCCTGCTGGATCTGTCGGTCAACGCTGACTGGGACGAAACTGCCGCCGAACTCGATGATATCGGCGCAGTCACTGACGACGCGACGGTCGTCAGTGACGCTGATAGCGGCATCGTCACAGCCTTTACCGACGAAAACCGTGACCACCAGCTCGATCTCGTCCACGTCGGCCGAACGCTGGGTTACACCCTCTGGGACGATGGCGTCTTCTCCTTGGACCGTCGGAAGGAGATCGTTTCGGAGGTGATCGACGAGGTGTTCCATCTGAAGAACTCTGTGGCGAAGCATCGTCCAGCGGAGGAGTTCGCGGCGATCCGCTCGCGGATCGCGCGAACGAGAGAGCGATTAGAGAAGACAGCGTGGCAACTGGAGCAGTTCGGGTCAGCAAAGGCTGCAGGGTATCTTCGGCGGTGGCTGCCGTCGATTGTGACGTTCGCCGAGCACGCTGTCGAGGGGTTCGAGGTTCCGTGGACCTCGAACCCCGTCGAACGACTGATGGGCGAGGTCAGCAAGCGGTGCAAGAACCAGTGGATGCGCTGGACAGCAGAGGGATTGGAAGCGATACTCCAACTTCGGTTGGTGAAGTACGCCGACCCCGAGTACTACCAAGCGTTCCTCGACGAACTGCTCCAACGTTCGACCAAAACAGCCATCAACTGTGACCTCTCAATTGAGAGTACCAGCGGCAAAGTCTAG